One Psychrobacillus glaciei genomic region harbors:
- the rpe gene encoding ribulose-phosphate 3-epimerase: MVKIAPSILAANFAKLGEEVVEVEKAGAELIHIDVMDGHFVPNITMGPIVVEALRPLTKLPLDVHLMIENADQYIEAFAKAGADYITVHVEACPHLHRTIQLIRSFGVKPGVVLNPHTPVESIQHVLEDIDMVLFMTVNPGFGGQKFIQSVVPKVKQLADIVKERNLSIEIEIDGGINEETIIPCVEAGATIFVAGSAIYNAPDKGKALQAIKDAGLSATTK, from the coding sequence ATGGTGAAAATTGCTCCATCGATTTTAGCTGCAAATTTTGCAAAGCTTGGGGAAGAAGTAGTAGAAGTGGAAAAGGCTGGCGCAGAACTCATTCATATTGATGTAATGGATGGTCATTTTGTTCCGAATATTACAATGGGTCCGATTGTGGTAGAAGCATTAAGACCATTAACAAAACTTCCATTAGACGTACATTTAATGATTGAAAATGCAGACCAATACATCGAAGCATTTGCAAAAGCTGGTGCTGATTATATTACTGTTCATGTAGAAGCTTGTCCGCATCTTCATCGCACGATTCAATTAATTCGTTCTTTTGGAGTTAAACCAGGAGTAGTATTGAATCCACATACTCCAGTTGAATCGATTCAACATGTATTAGAGGATATAGATATGGTTTTATTTATGACAGTTAATCCAGGTTTTGGTGGGCAGAAATTTATTCAATCCGTTGTACCGAAAGTAAAACAATTGGCAGATATTGTGAAGGAAAGAAACTTGTCGATTGAAATTGAGATAGATGGCGGTATAAATGAAGAAACGATCATTCCATGTGTAGAAGCTGGAGCTACGATATTTGTGGCAGGCTCCGCAATTTATAATGCTCCGGATAAGGGGAAAGCTTTGCAAGCAATAAAAGATGCTGGTCTTAGCGCTACAACGAAATGA
- a CDS encoding thiamine diphosphokinase — MKSVIVCSGGPVEEVVDFRQLPFSKEETVFIGADRGALHLLTNGITPNEIIGDFDSLLEEEYQFLRKSVKKMTIMPPEKDETDTHLAILRALTYNPDSVILTAVTGGRLDHYEAVLHDMVRFQREYPEIVFYIRNKQNIIRFLLPGKHEIEHDNYFKYVSFFSFGETVEDISLRGFLYEVTEENILIGNAKFTSNQVSGRNGTISITAGICLMIRSSD; from the coding sequence ATGAAAAGTGTGATTGTTTGTTCAGGAGGACCAGTAGAGGAAGTTGTTGATTTTAGACAGCTTCCTTTTTCTAAAGAAGAAACTGTATTTATCGGAGCAGATCGGGGAGCTCTTCATTTATTAACAAATGGAATTACGCCAAATGAAATCATCGGTGATTTTGATTCTTTACTAGAAGAGGAATATCAATTTCTCAGAAAGTCTGTTAAAAAAATGACGATTATGCCCCCCGAGAAAGATGAGACGGATACACATTTAGCTATACTTAGAGCCTTAACATACAATCCAGATTCAGTAATTTTAACAGCAGTAACAGGTGGTAGACTGGATCATTATGAAGCTGTTTTGCATGATATGGTAAGATTTCAAAGAGAATACCCTGAGATTGTTTTTTATATTCGTAATAAGCAAAATATTATTCGTTTTTTATTGCCTGGAAAGCATGAAATTGAACACGATAATTACTTTAAATATGTCTCCTTCTTCTCATTTGGAGAAACAGTAGAAGATATTTCACTTCGAGGATTTTTATATGAAGTAACAGAAGAAAATATTTTAATAGGTAATGCAAAATTTACTAGTAATCAAGTAAGTGGACGAAATGGTACTATCTCTATTACCGCTGGCATATGTTTAATGATAAGAAGCAGCGACTAA
- the spoVM gene encoding stage V sporulation protein SpoVM translates to MKVYTFRLPKSVSSIMRVCIRMFRKEEVKKE, encoded by the coding sequence GTGAAGGTTTACACATTTAGATTACCTAAATCAGTTAGTAGTATTATGAGAGTTTGTATTCGCATGTTTAGAAAAGAAGAAGTAAAGAAAGAGTAA
- the rpmB gene encoding 50S ribosomal protein L28: MPKVCAITGRKARAGNARSHAMNATKRTWGANLQKVRILVNGKPKRVWVSARAMKSGKVERV, translated from the coding sequence ATGCCAAAAGTATGTGCAATCACAGGGCGTAAAGCTCGTGCTGGTAATGCTCGTTCTCACGCAATGAACGCTACTAAGCGTACATGGGGGGCAAACCTTCAAAAGGTCCGTATTCTTGTAAACGGTAAACCTAAACGTGTATGGGTTTCTGCTAGAGCTATGAAATCAGGAAAAGTTGAGCGCGTTTAA
- a CDS encoding Asp23/Gls24 family envelope stress response protein, which produces MSIELKNEFGQIDISQDAIAQIAGGAAMECYGIVGMASKHQIRDGLTDILRKENFTRGVIVRQEKEDLHIDMYIIVSYGTKISEIAYQVQSKVKYTLKKSLSMSVKSVNVYVQGARVASL; this is translated from the coding sequence ATGTCAATTGAATTGAAAAATGAATTCGGTCAAATTGATATATCACAAGATGCGATCGCACAAATTGCCGGCGGAGCTGCTATGGAATGTTACGGGATAGTTGGTATGGCCTCAAAGCATCAAATAAGAGATGGTTTAACAGATATATTAAGAAAAGAAAATTTTACAAGAGGTGTAATTGTAAGGCAAGAAAAAGAAGACTTACATATTGATATGTATATTATTGTTAGTTACGGAACAAAAATTTCTGAAATAGCTTATCAAGTACAATCGAAAGTAAAATACACTCTAAAAAAATCTCTTAGTATGTCAGTGAAATCCGTTAATGTATATGTACAAGGAGCTCGCGTGGCAAGCTTGTAA
- a CDS encoding DAK2 domain-containing protein, which produces MKSINGIQFADMVKMGAHHLFQNADYVDALNVFPVPDGDTGTNMNLSMTSGAKEIAAHTVEHIGKTAQALSKGLLMGARGNSGVILSQLFRGFGKSVEQLSTVDTKQFAQALNYGVETAYKAVMKPVEGTILTVAKDSAKKAVEVSKTEEDICLLMEKIVIEAKASLNRTPDLLPVLKEVGVVDSGGQGLVFVYEGFLASLKGEALPEKTVSSSMDDLVSAEHHKNVQGFMDTADIEFGFCTEFMVRFEEGKKVFDETAFRNDLSAYGDSLLVISDDEIAKIHIHSETPGEVLTYGQQYGDLIKIKIENMRQQHTEIVGEGYTKVAPIQKAQVYPYAVVTIAMGEGISELLKSLGASAVIEGGQTMNPSTEDIVKAIEAVGAERVLILPNNKNIIMAAEQAAEILGIEAAVVPTKTLPQGMAAILAFNAQATVEENKKSMTEAFAHVKTGQVTFAVRDTSIDGVEIKKDDFMAIAEGKIILSTPSREEAATKLAQSLIDENAEIVTIIYGQDVSKEEASNFAAFVEEQFEDAEIELYNGKQPLYPYILSVE; this is translated from the coding sequence ATGAAATCAATTAATGGTATACAGTTTGCAGATATGGTCAAAATGGGTGCTCATCACTTATTTCAAAATGCGGACTATGTGGATGCTTTGAATGTATTCCCAGTTCCTGATGGAGACACGGGTACAAATATGAATTTATCTATGACCTCTGGTGCAAAAGAAATAGCTGCGCACACCGTTGAACATATTGGTAAAACAGCACAAGCTTTATCGAAAGGTTTACTTATGGGGGCAAGAGGTAACTCTGGAGTCATTTTATCTCAATTATTTCGAGGATTTGGAAAGTCTGTGGAGCAGCTATCGACGGTAGATACCAAACAATTTGCTCAAGCATTAAATTACGGTGTGGAAACAGCGTATAAAGCAGTAATGAAGCCAGTTGAAGGGACAATCTTAACAGTTGCAAAAGATTCAGCTAAGAAAGCGGTAGAAGTTAGTAAAACAGAAGAAGATATTTGTTTGCTAATGGAGAAAATTGTAATAGAGGCGAAGGCATCTTTAAATCGAACACCAGATTTATTGCCGGTACTAAAAGAAGTTGGCGTTGTGGATAGTGGTGGACAAGGATTAGTTTTTGTTTATGAGGGATTTTTAGCTAGCTTAAAGGGCGAAGCATTACCAGAAAAAACAGTAAGCTCGTCTATGGATGATTTAGTAAGTGCTGAACATCATAAAAATGTTCAAGGCTTCATGGATACTGCTGATATTGAGTTTGGATTTTGTACGGAATTTATGGTTCGATTCGAAGAAGGTAAAAAAGTATTTGATGAAACAGCTTTTCGGAATGATTTAAGTGCATATGGAGATTCCCTATTAGTTATTTCGGATGATGAAATTGCAAAAATTCATATTCATTCCGAAACACCTGGTGAAGTTTTAACATATGGTCAACAATACGGAGATTTAATCAAAATCAAGATCGAAAACATGCGTCAGCAACATACTGAGATTGTTGGAGAAGGCTATACAAAAGTAGCTCCAATTCAAAAAGCTCAGGTGTATCCTTATGCGGTTGTTACAATTGCTATGGGTGAAGGTATTTCAGAACTTCTGAAAAGCTTAGGTGCATCCGCTGTAATTGAAGGTGGGCAAACGATGAATCCATCAACTGAAGATATTGTAAAAGCAATTGAAGCGGTTGGTGCGGAGCGTGTATTAATATTACCTAACAATAAAAATATTATTATGGCTGCAGAGCAAGCAGCAGAAATTTTAGGGATTGAAGCAGCGGTTGTACCAACTAAAACACTTCCTCAAGGAATGGCAGCAATATTAGCATTCAATGCACAGGCTACTGTGGAGGAAAACAAAAAGAGTATGACAGAAGCGTTTGCACATGTTAAAACGGGGCAAGTGACTTTTGCAGTACGTGATACTTCGATTGATGGCGTGGAAATTAAGAAAGATGATTTTATGGCAATTGCAGAAGGAAAAATTATTCTTTCTACACCATCCCGAGAAGAAGCAGCAACAAAACTTGCACAATCGCTTATTGATGAGAATGCGGAAATTGTGACAATCATTTACGGTCAAGATGTTTCGAAAGAAGAAGCTTCGAATTTTGCAGCTTTTGTAGAAGAACAATTCGAAGATGCCGAAATAGAATTATATAACGGTAAACAACCATTATATCCATATATTTTATCTGTGGAATAA